The Thiothrix subterranea genome has a segment encoding these proteins:
- the nusA gene encoding transcription termination factor NusA translates to MNKEILYVVDAVSNEKNVSKELIFQAVETALAMATRKRYGMGIDARVSVNRQTGDYETYRRWKVVDDEDPDFESPERQILESYAKDRGFSIAIGDYLEEAIPSVEFGRIAAQTAKQVIVAKVREAEREKVVSAYRDKVGHLVMGVVKRADRKGIVLDMGENAEAFIPREETIPGEMLHVGARVRGYLKEIHQDMRGPQIIVSRSDVNFLIELMKLEVPEVSQEMIDIMGAARDAGSRAKVAVRANLPNIDPIGACVGMRGSRIQTVTNELGGKERVDIVLWNEDIATYVMNAMAPAEVLSIVVDEESKSMDIGVDGEKLSQAIGRGGQNVRLASELTGWTLNVMSVEEAEAKTQAEQQSIINLFMEKLDVDEEVAVILVEEGFSTLEEVAYVPLEEFLAIESFDETIVNELRDRAQTALLSQAISQDSHLPAADLLHMEGMDDTLAFKLATQGICTMEDLAEQSVDELTELAGIDEARAASLIMKAREPWFADDKAEA, encoded by the coding sequence ATGAATAAAGAAATTCTCTACGTTGTTGATGCAGTCTCCAATGAAAAAAATGTTAGCAAGGAATTAATTTTCCAAGCAGTAGAAACGGCATTAGCAATGGCTACCCGTAAACGTTACGGCATGGGCATTGATGCGCGGGTATCGGTTAATCGCCAAACGGGTGATTATGAAACCTACCGCCGCTGGAAAGTCGTGGACGATGAAGATCCCGATTTTGAAAGTCCAGAACGCCAAATTTTAGAAAGCTACGCCAAAGATCGCGGTTTCAGCATTGCTATTGGCGATTATCTTGAAGAAGCAATTCCTTCGGTGGAATTCGGGCGTATCGCGGCACAAACCGCCAAACAAGTGATCGTTGCCAAGGTGCGTGAAGCCGAGCGCGAGAAAGTCGTTTCCGCTTACCGCGATAAAGTCGGGCATTTGGTTATGGGTGTGGTCAAGCGTGCCGATCGCAAAGGCATTGTGCTGGACATGGGCGAAAATGCAGAAGCATTTATTCCCCGTGAAGAAACCATTCCCGGTGAAATGTTACACGTTGGGGCACGGGTCAGAGGTTATCTGAAAGAAATTCATCAAGACATGCGCGGCCCGCAGATTATTGTCAGCCGCTCGGATGTGAATTTCCTGATTGAGCTAATGAAACTCGAAGTTCCCGAAGTCAGTCAGGAAATGATTGATATAATGGGAGCCGCTCGTGATGCAGGTTCACGCGCTAAAGTTGCCGTTCGTGCTAATTTGCCGAACATTGACCCGATTGGCGCTTGCGTGGGGATGCGTGGTTCACGTATTCAAACCGTTACCAACGAACTCGGTGGCAAAGAGCGCGTCGACATCGTGCTGTGGAACGAAGACATTGCGACCTATGTCATGAACGCGATGGCTCCGGCTGAAGTGCTTTCCATCGTGGTCGATGAAGAAAGCAAAAGCATGGATATTGGTGTCGATGGCGAAAAGCTGTCACAAGCCATTGGTCGTGGCGGGCAAAATGTACGCCTTGCCAGCGAGCTGACCGGCTGGACATTGAATGTCATGAGTGTGGAAGAAGCCGAAGCCAAGACTCAGGCCGAGCAACAATCCATCATTAACCTGTTCATGGAAAAACTGGACGTTGATGAGGAAGTGGCGGTGATTTTGGTGGAAGAAGGCTTCTCGACACTCGAAGAAGTCGCTTACGTGCCGCTTGAAGAGTTCTTAGCGATTGAAAGCTTTGACGAAACGATTGTTAATGAATTGCGTGACCGCGCTCAAACCGCGCTGCTGTCGCAAGCCATTTCTCAGGATAGCCACTTGCCAGCGGCAGACCTCCTGCACATGGAAGGCATGGATGATACCCTAGCCTTCAAGTTGGCAACCCAAGGCATTTGCACGATGGAAGATTTAGCAGAACAATCCGTGGATGAACTCACGGAATTGGCTGGCATTGATGAGGCTCGTGCAGCCAGTTTGATTATGAAAGCTCGTGAACCGTGGTTCGCGGACGATAAAGCAGAAGCTTAA
- the rimP gene encoding ribosome maturation factor RimP has protein sequence MQERLDTLIHTTVTGLGYDLWGYEYRPQTESALLRIFIDAEQGITVEDCGRVSHQLSASLDVEDLIPVAYILEVSSPGIDRVLFIPAHYALYVGQQIKVRTRLPVEKRRNFVGKLQDANDTHIFMEVDSTVFEIPYEIIDRGRVVLDIRPQRKGGKHA, from the coding sequence ATGCAAGAAAGATTAGACACGCTGATTCATACCACTGTCACCGGCCTCGGTTATGATTTGTGGGGTTATGAGTACCGTCCACAAACGGAAAGTGCGTTGCTACGTATCTTCATCGACGCTGAACAAGGCATTACGGTAGAGGATTGTGGACGTGTCAGTCACCAGTTAAGTGCCTCACTGGACGTGGAAGACTTGATTCCCGTTGCTTATATTCTTGAAGTATCTTCGCCCGGAATTGATCGGGTGTTATTCATCCCCGCACACTATGCTCTGTATGTCGGTCAGCAAATCAAAGTGCGCACTCGCCTGCCGGTGGAGAAACGCCGCAACTTCGTTGGGAAGTTGCAGGACGCGAACGACACCCATATTTTCATGGAAGTGGACAGCACAGTCTTTGAGATTCCTTACGAGATTATTGATCGTGGGCGAGTTGTTTTGGATATTCGACCTCAGCGCAAGGGCGGTAAACACGCATGA
- a CDS encoding translation initiation factor IF-2 associated domain-containing protein — MSDIAVKKLAEIINAPVEVLLKQLQDAGIHVDGPDAWITDAQKFKLLAHIRQGAAPVSTGGNKITIKRRSTSEMTVGAGGARSKTVSVEVRHKKTFTPGVKPAEQSVAAEAPSSPAPVAPASASAPVAGARLSRTEELARQLSAERQARESAVQKSGQDRRQQENKRMERQAAAATAAVAMPQPAPAPAVTAVVNEAVTPVMPASAPAPVVAVTTPVPEVTVAVSKPQESVKPVAVPRLKQQNPLPQCLLPLLPVLPVPN; from the coding sequence ATGTCGGACATAGCAGTCAAAAAACTTGCCGAGATAATCAATGCTCCCGTTGAAGTTCTGCTCAAGCAGTTACAGGACGCAGGTATTCATGTTGATGGCCCTGACGCTTGGATTACTGATGCGCAGAAATTCAAATTGTTGGCGCACATTCGCCAAGGCGCAGCTCCTGTCAGCACGGGTGGCAACAAAATTACCATTAAACGGCGTTCAACCAGTGAAATGACCGTTGGTGCAGGCGGCGCACGCAGCAAAACCGTGAGCGTTGAAGTAAGACACAAAAAAACGTTCACGCCTGGTGTCAAACCTGCGGAGCAGTCGGTCGCTGCGGAAGCGCCGTCTAGCCCTGCACCTGTTGCCCCTGCATCTGCATCTGCACCTGTTGCAGGAGCGCGTCTCAGCCGCACGGAAGAATTAGCGCGTCAGTTATCCGCTGAGCGTCAAGCACGTGAGTCTGCGGTGCAAAAATCCGGGCAAGATCGGCGTCAACAGGAAAATAAGCGCATGGAGCGTCAAGCAGCCGCAGCAACGGCTGCTGTTGCCATGCCTCAGCCAGCGCCAGCGCCTGCGGTAACAGCAGTAGTTAATGAAGCGGTTACACCGGTAATGCCAGCAAGCGCTCCAGCACCGGTGGTGGCAGTCACTACTCCAGTGCCTGAAGTCACTGTTGCCGTCAGCAAACCTCAAGAAAGCGTCAAACCCGTCGCCGTACCCCGATTAAAGCAGCAGAACCCGCTCCCCCAATGCCTGTTACCGTTACTACCAGTACTTCCAGTGCCGAATTAA
- the nuoN gene encoding NADH-quinone oxidoreductase subunit NuoN: protein MNITIALPEIFLLSTICLILLLDVFLRENCRMVTYLLTQVALLATALLAYGAMDGDKVTGLNGMYVRDDLAGVLKISILLLTFAVFVYARKYLKDRNIWVSEFFLLALFAVLGMLVMVSANHLLVIYLGLELLALSMYALVAFNRDDGRSSEAAMKYFVLGAIASGLLLYGISILYGLSGKLEFTEVLVYINAQNVLENIPLLFALVFIVAGIAFKFGAVPFHMWVPDVYQGAPTAVTMFLGSVPKLAALAMLLRVLAESMGAAQPGWAQLLLVFGLLSVFLGNLIAIAQFNLKRMLAYSTIAHMGFILLGALTGTTEGYSAALFYTITYAMMAVGGFAILILLGREGFEAETLDDLKGLNERNPWYAFIMMIFLFSMAGIPPTVGFYAKLSIIQSVMQAGYLWPAVFMVVMSVIGAYYYLRAIKMMYFDKPEQTAPIQAELDFSVLISVNGVLMVLLGLFPSALMGICSAAMVASRL from the coding sequence ATGAATATTACCATTGCACTGCCGGAAATTTTTCTACTGAGTACGATCTGTCTGATTTTGTTATTGGACGTGTTCCTACGCGAAAATTGCCGCATGGTGACATACCTATTGACCCAAGTGGCTTTGTTGGCAACCGCATTATTGGCTTATGGCGCAATGGATGGGGATAAAGTCACTGGTCTGAATGGCATGTATGTGCGCGATGATTTAGCCGGTGTTTTAAAAATCAGTATTTTATTGCTAACGTTTGCAGTGTTTGTGTATGCCCGCAAGTATTTGAAAGACCGAAACATTTGGGTAAGTGAGTTTTTCTTGCTGGCGCTGTTTGCGGTACTGGGTATGTTGGTGATGGTCTCTGCCAATCATTTGCTGGTTATCTATTTGGGTTTGGAATTGCTGGCGTTGTCGATGTACGCACTGGTGGCATTTAATCGTGACGATGGGCGTTCTTCCGAAGCGGCGATGAAGTATTTTGTGCTCGGCGCGATTGCGTCAGGTTTGTTGCTGTATGGAATTTCGATTCTGTACGGCTTGAGCGGCAAGTTGGAGTTCACTGAAGTCTTGGTTTATATCAATGCGCAAAATGTGCTGGAAAATATTCCGCTGTTGTTTGCTTTGGTCTTTATCGTGGCAGGCATTGCGTTTAAGTTTGGTGCAGTGCCTTTCCACATGTGGGTTCCCGATGTGTATCAGGGCGCTCCAACGGCGGTAACGATGTTTTTGGGAAGCGTGCCGAAATTGGCAGCGCTGGCGATGTTGTTGCGGGTATTGGCGGAATCAATGGGGGCGGCTCAACCCGGTTGGGCGCAATTGCTGCTGGTATTTGGGTTGTTGTCGGTCTTCCTTGGTAATCTGATTGCGATTGCGCAATTCAATCTGAAGCGGATGTTGGCTTATTCGACGATTGCACACATGGGTTTTATTCTGTTGGGTGCGCTGACGGGTACAACGGAAGGTTATAGCGCCGCACTGTTTTATACGATCACTTACGCGATGATGGCGGTGGGTGGTTTTGCGATTCTGATTTTGTTGGGGCGCGAAGGTTTTGAGGCGGAAACGCTGGATGACTTGAAAGGTTTGAACGAGCGTAACCCTTGGTATGCCTTTATTATGATGATTTTCTTATTTTCGATGGCAGGTATTCCACCAACCGTGGGCTTCTACGCGAAATTATCGATTATTCAATCGGTTATGCAGGCGGGTTATTTGTGGCCTGCGGTATTCATGGTGGTGATGTCGGTGATTGGGGCGTATTACTACTTGCGAGCCATCAAAATGATGTACTTTGATAAGCCGGAACAAACCGCGCCGATTCAGGCTGAACTTGATTTTAGTGTGCTGATCAGTGTAAATGGCGTGCTCATGGTGTTGTTAGGGTTGTTCCCTAGCGCTTTAATGGGTATTTGTTCAGCAGCAATGGTCGCTAGTCGTTTATGA
- a CDS encoding DUF2818 family protein: MSLLVLQWGFLGLALVLANLPWLSQRCFLILQCEHKSAWLRLLEWFVLYFIVGGLALLLEQRAMGIIHPQDWEFYAVTLALFLVFAFPGFIYRHVR, from the coding sequence ATGAGTTTATTGGTGTTACAGTGGGGCTTTCTTGGCCTCGCCTTGGTATTGGCTAATCTGCCTTGGTTAAGCCAACGTTGTTTTCTTATTTTGCAATGTGAACACAAATCAGCATGGCTACGTTTGCTGGAATGGTTTGTGCTGTACTTCATCGTGGGTGGCTTGGCATTGTTGCTGGAGCAGCGTGCGATGGGAATCATACACCCTCAGGACTGGGAATTTTACGCCGTTACCTTGGCCTTGTTCTTGGTATTCGCATTTCCGGGGTTTATTTACCGTCATGTGCGTTAA